The window CTGACGTTGTCGCGGATGGATTTCGGGAACGGGTTCGGTTGCTGGAACACCATCCCGACGCGCTTACGGAGCTCGACCAGGTTGACGCCGTCCTGGTAGATCTCCTCGCCGTCGAGTTCGACCGACCCGTCGATGTCAGCCACCCTAATGCGGTCGTTCATTCGGTTGAGACACCGGAGGAACGTCGACTTCCCGCAGCCCGACGGCCCGATGAGGGCGGTGACGGACTGTTCGGGGATGTCGATGGAGATGTCCGTGAGCGCGTGCTCCTCGCCGTAGTGGACGTCGAGGTCTTCGACGGCGAGCTTGGCCGCGCCGTCGAAACTGTGGTTGCGCCACTCGTCCTGTACTGATTCGGTGGTTTCGCCGCTCGTGGTTTCGAGGGACTGGTCGGTCGTGGTCTGTGTGGTTTCGCTCATGCGTTGATTTTCCGCCGGAAGTACTGTCGCATCGCGATGCCGATCGCGTAGAAGCCGAGGACGACGACGAGAAGTATCAGCGCGGTCGCCCACTTGAACGCCTCGCCGTCGCCGACGTTACTGGAGACGCCGACGCCCGCGGCGATGAGCGCCCAGAGCTGGTAGGGGAGCGCGCTCGTCGCCTGCAGGAGTTCGGGGTTCGTGACGAACGGCGGCGTCGCCTGGAACGCGAACCCGCCGATGACGTCGACGGTCTGGCCGCCGGGGACGAACGTGCCCCCCGCCATCGTCAACAGCAGGGGTGCGGTCTCGCCGGCGATGCGGCCGACGCCGAGGATGACGCCGGTGACGATGCCGGGTATCGAGGCCGGGATGACGACGCTCTTGATGGTCTGCCACTGGGAGACGCCGAGCGCGGCGCTCGCGTCCCGGTACTCGTCCGGGACGGCGAGCATCGCCTCGCGGCTCGTGATGAGGACGAGCGGGAGGAGCATGAACCCGAGCGTGAGCATGCCCGCGAGCAGGCTCTTGTTCCCGCCGAACCGCGGGACGAGGAACGCGAACCCGAACAGGCCGAACACGATGCTGGGCGTGCTCCAGAGGCCGTTCGTCGCTATCTCCACTACCTGGGTGAACCGGCCGCGTTCCGCGTACTCGGTGAGGAAGACGGCGGCGCCGACGCCGAGCGGGATGGCGAACAACGAGGCGCCGACCACCAGCCAGACCGTGCCGACGATGGCGGGGAGGACGCCGTTGAAGTCGTTGAGGAGTCCGACGCCGTTCATCGCGAACGGGAGGTAGAACGGCCAGTCGAAACTGAACGAGAACCCGGGCGCGACGTCGACGAACGGGAGGTGGAGGAAGAACGCGATGGTCGTCGTCGGCCCGACGCCGAGTCCGACCTCGAACCCGCGCGCGAGCCCGGGGAAGCCCTTGAACGCGGTGAACGCGACGAGGCCGAACAGGACGGCGATGATGGCGAGTGCGTTCAGGTAGATGAGGAGGTAGGCGCCGGCGTGCCGGCCGCGCGCACCGAACCCGCCGTAGGCTTTCGCGGACGCCCAGCCGGAGACGAGCGCGCAGAACAGCGTCAGCCCGGGAATCACGACCGCCGCGGTGAAGGACGCCTTCTGCTCCCACTGGAGGTTCCACGCCCACGAGGCGTCGATGACGCCGAGGAGGAACACGACGCCCGCGAGGAGGGTTATCGCACCGGCGGGGAGCGTCGACCCGATGTCCTCCCGAGTGAGGGTGGTGACGGCGAACGCGACCGCGCCGACGCCGACCGCGACGAGCAGCCACCCGACGGTGCCGAGGCCGAGCGTCTGGGAGGCGACGAGGCCGCCCGTGACGAACCAGATGACGGTGAACGCGATGCCGGCGACGAGGCCCGCGCTCGGCCGCGGCTGGGTCTCGACGTACCCGAGTCGGGAGCCGACGCCGAACGCGATAACCGCGACGCCGAGCGCGACGAGCAGGCCGCCGAGAACGACGAGGACGTCGATCCCGAGAACGGTGTCAGTGAGGCTAACGACGCCGAACATCGCGGCCGCGGCGGTCGCGAACACCACGGCGGCGATGCCGACAGCGAGCCCGGCGACGGCGTCCGTGCGCGAGGTGTCGCCCGCGACGAGCGCCGTCCGGGATTCGGCCGCCATCAGGCGTCACCCCCGAGCTCGTGCCGCATCCGCGCCTCGATGTACTGCGAGACGACGGAGATGGCGAGCACGGTCACGAAGAGGATGACGCCCGCGACGAACAGCGCGTCCATCTGGAGGCCGTCCGCCTCCCCGTAGTTCCGCGCGATGAGCGACGTGAGCGTCTCCTGGCCGTAGAAGACGTTGTAGATCGGCTCGGTGAGCCGCGGGACGCCGCGGAGCATCACGGTCGCCGCCATCGTCTCGCCGATGGCGCGCCCGACGCCGAGCAACACGGCCGCCGAGACGCCGGAAATCGCCGCGGGGAGCGTGATGCTGGTCATGGTCTGCCAGTCGGTCGTGCCGATGGCGAGCGACCCGGACTTCATCGACTCCGGAACCGCCGCGAGCGCGTCCTCGGCCACCGAGACGACCGTTGGGAGCGCCATCATCCCGACGACGATGCCGACGAACAGGTAGGTGCCTTGTCCGAGGATGTCGAACTTATCGGACGCCCACGGCCCGAGGAGCGTGAACCCGATGAAGCCGTACACGATAGAGGGGATGCCGGCGAGGATTTCCACGCCGGGCTTTACGGTCTCGCGGACGGCCGGGGGCGCGATCTCGGAGAGGAAGAGCGCCGCGGCGACGCCGAGCGGGCCGGCGACCGCGGTGGCTATCAGCGTGACCATCACGGTGCCGTGAATCATCGGCACCATCGAGTACCGGATCGGCGGCGAAACCGCGTCCCAGTTCGGCTGAATGAACAGCCGGAGGCCGGGGACGCTCACGCCGAACACGGTCGCGCTCTCGTACCGAATCACCGGAACCGATTCGGCGAAGATGAACACGATGATGAGCAGCAGTATCAGTATCGTCGAGACGGTCATCGCGAGCGTCAGCGCGCGCGCCGTGAGTTCCTGGTGGAACACCCAGCCGTACGCCGCGCTCGCGAGGAACACGACGAACGGCACCGCGGTCAACGCGGAGACGAGGAGGAACCCGGCGAGCGCGCCGAGCAGCGAAACGGTCATGACACCGACGACGGCCAGCGCGACGGGGTCGGTGTCCGCGACGAACTCCCGGCTGCGTCGGAGCGCGCGAGACACCGCCGCTGAGACGGCCGCCGAACGGTCTTGTAATGATGGCATCAATGAATGAAATAGGGCTGGTTGGGTGCCGCGTCAGGCCTGCTCGGGCAGCTTCGCCTTCTGCGCCTCGATGTCCTTCGTCGGGAGCGGGATGTAGTTCTGGCCCTCGACGAACAGCGTCTGTCCGAACGTCGTCAGGAACATGTTGACGAACGCGGCCTCCCGCTTGTCGGTGCCGCTCGGCGTCTCGTCAGTAATCTTCGTGTACTGGTGGAGGTCGCGGTTCAGCGGGTAGTCGCTGTCGTAGATGGTGTGCTGTGCGTCCTTGTCGGGCTTGTACACCG is drawn from Salarchaeum sp. JOR-1 and contains these coding sequences:
- the pstC gene encoding phosphate ABC transporter permease subunit PstC, producing the protein MPSLQDRSAAVSAAVSRALRRSREFVADTDPVALAVVGVMTVSLLGALAGFLLVSALTAVPFVVFLASAAYGWVFHQELTARALTLAMTVSTILILLLIIVFIFAESVPVIRYESATVFGVSVPGLRLFIQPNWDAVSPPIRYSMVPMIHGTVMVTLIATAVAGPLGVAAALFLSEIAPPAVRETVKPGVEILAGIPSIVYGFIGFTLLGPWASDKFDILGQGTYLFVGIVVGMMALPTVVSVAEDALAAVPESMKSGSLAIGTTDWQTMTSITLPAAISGVSAAVLLGVGRAIGETMAATVMLRGVPRLTEPIYNVFYGQETLTSLIARNYGEADGLQMDALFVAGVILFVTVLAISVVSQYIEARMRHELGGDA
- the pstA gene encoding phosphate ABC transporter permease PstA, with amino-acid sequence MAAESRTALVAGDTSRTDAVAGLAVGIAAVVFATAAAAMFGVVSLTDTVLGIDVLVVLGGLLVALGVAVIAFGVGSRLGYVETQPRPSAGLVAGIAFTVIWFVTGGLVASQTLGLGTVGWLLVAVGVGAVAFAVTTLTREDIGSTLPAGAITLLAGVVFLLGVIDASWAWNLQWEQKASFTAAVVIPGLTLFCALVSGWASAKAYGGFGARGRHAGAYLLIYLNALAIIAVLFGLVAFTAFKGFPGLARGFEVGLGVGPTTTIAFFLHLPFVDVAPGFSFSFDWPFYLPFAMNGVGLLNDFNGVLPAIVGTVWLVVGASLFAIPLGVGAAVFLTEYAERGRFTQVVEIATNGLWSTPSIVFGLFGFAFLVPRFGGNKSLLAGMLTLGFMLLPLVLITSREAMLAVPDEYRDASAALGVSQWQTIKSVVIPASIPGIVTGVILGVGRIAGETAPLLLTMAGGTFVPGGQTVDVIGGFAFQATPPFVTNPELLQATSALPYQLWALIAAGVGVSSNVGDGEAFKWATALILLVVVLGFYAIGIAMRQYFRRKINA